From Balneola sp. MJW-20:
GGTTACTGATATCCTGCCGGAATGCCTTGTCAACCCGGAACCTGGAGGCTGAGAACCGGCAGATCCGGAGTAAGCTTCCAAAGCTTCAACCGATCATAGGTGAAAGCCAGGCTATAAAAAGAATAAAGGCGATCATAGACAAAGTCGCTCCCAGTCAATCCAGAGTTCTCATTACCGGGGATAATGGTACCGGGAAAGAACTCGTAGCAAAATGGATCCACGAAAAGAGTCCCAGAAGCAGCGGACCTTTTGTAGAGATCAATTGTGCGGCTATACCGGAAGAATTGCTAGAAAGTGAGCTTTTCGGACATGAAAAGGGGGCTTTTACCGGTGCTGATAAAAAGCGTACCGGTAAATTTGAACAGGCCAGAGGAGGAACGCTCTTTCTGGATGAGATAGGTGATATGAGTTTGCAGGCACAGGCTAAAGTGTTGAGGGCGCTGCAGGAAGAAAAGGTAACACCGGTTGGAGGAAATCAATCCATTAAAGTGGATGTCAGGATCATATCTGCCACCAATAAAGACCTTAGCGAAGAGATCAGTCAAGGGAAGTTCAGAGAAGACCTCTATCACCGTGTAGGTGTGATCCCTATTCATATTCCCCCGCTGGATGAGCGTAAAGAAGATATTCCCCTTATCGCAAAATCTACTCTGGAAAACCTGAAAGACAGCGATATTAGCTTTTCTTCTATACAGATGGATGAAAGCGCACTGCATGCACTGAAAGACAGAAACTGGCCTGGTAACGTAAGGGAACTGCAGAATGCAATAGAACGAATTGGTATCCTGTCGTCTGATGCTCAGATCACCGGTGATACCGTTCATTCAGTATTGAAAGATCGCAACGAAGAGAATGGTGACCTAAGCACTTTAGCAGCTTCAAGTGATGACTTTCAACAGTTCAAAGAAACCGCTGAAAAAATATTTTTGATAAAGCATTTGGAAAAAAATGACTGGAATATATCTCAGACGGCAGATGCGATCGGTATACAGCGGTCCCATATCTACAATAAAATGAAAAAGTATAATATAGAGCGATAATATGAGCGCAGAG
This genomic window contains:
- a CDS encoding sigma-54-dependent transcriptional regulator; its protein translation is MSEGKAHILVTDDEKAIRNTLKEILEFEDYRVSLAESGDEALEFLSSRNNEIDLILMDIKMQGIDGIQTLNEIRKKGIECPVIMISGHGNIEIAVEATKKGAYDFIEKPPDLNRLLISCRNALSTRNLEAENRQIRSKLPKLQPIIGESQAIKRIKAIIDKVAPSQSRVLITGDNGTGKELVAKWIHEKSPRSSGPFVEINCAAIPEELLESELFGHEKGAFTGADKKRTGKFEQARGGTLFLDEIGDMSLQAQAKVLRALQEEKVTPVGGNQSIKVDVRIISATNKDLSEEISQGKFREDLYHRVGVIPIHIPPLDERKEDIPLIAKSTLENLKDSDISFSSIQMDESALHALKDRNWPGNVRELQNAIERIGILSSDAQITGDTVHSVLKDRNEENGDLSTLAASSDDFQQFKETAEKIFLIKHLEKNDWNISQTADAIGIQRSHIYNKMKKYNIER